In Scatophagus argus isolate fScaArg1 chromosome 5, fScaArg1.pri, whole genome shotgun sequence, a genomic segment contains:
- the LOC124058872 gene encoding solute carrier family 25 member 36-A-like yields the protein MSQRDTLVHLFAGGCGGTVGAILTCPLEVVKTRLQSSTITLYVSEVQLSTVNGASVARVAPPGPLHFLKLILEKEGPRSLFRGLGPNLVGVAPSRAIYFGAYSTAKEKLNGVLEPDSTQVHMVSAGIAGFTAITATNPIWLIKTRLQLDARNRGERRMSAFQCVRRVYQTDGLRGFYRGMSASYAGISETVIHFVIYESIKRRLLEAKAPQNMDEEEETSKDASDFVGMMLAAATSKTCATSIAYPHEVIRTRLREEGTKYKSFFQTLRTVPKEEGYRALYRGLTTHLVRQIPNTAIMMCTYELVVYILNG from the exons ATGAGTCAAAGAGATACCTTAGTTCATCTGTTTGCTGGAGG ATGTGGGGGCACGGTCGGAGCCATATTGACTTGTCCACTGGAAGTAGTGAAGACTCGTCTGCAGTCATCCACCATCACCCTCTACGTGTCTGAGGTTCAGCTCAGTACTGTCAACGGAGCCAGTGTGGCCCGTGTGGCTCCACCTGGGCCTTTGCACTTCCTTAA ATTAATATTGGAGAAAGAAGGGCCTCGTTCTCTCTTCAGGGGCTTGGGGCCAAACTTAGTGGGTGTGGCACCTTCCAG AGCAATCTACTTTGGTGCTTACTCTACTGCCAAAGAGAAACTGAATGGTGTGTTGGAACCTGACTCCACACAGGTACACATGGTGTCAGCTGGAATAGCAG gTTTTACCGCCATCACAGCAACCAATCCAATATGGCTCATAAAGACCCGTCTGCAGCTGGATGCCAG gaATCGAGGTGAGCGAAGGATGAGTGCATTTCAGTGTGTCCGGCGGGTATATCAGACAGATGGCCTGCGTGGCTTCTACCGGGGTATGTCTGCATCTTACGCCGGTATCTCAGAGACTGTGATCCACTTTGTGATCTATGAAAGCATCAAACGCCGCCTCTTGGAGGCCAAGGCACCACAGAACatggatgaggaagaggagacgtCCAAAGACGCCTCAGACTTTGTGGGGATGATGCTTGCTGCTGCCACCTCCAAGACGTGTGCCACATCTATCGCTTATCCTCATG AAGTGATCCGTACCAGGCTACGTGAGGAGGGCACCAAGTATAAGTCCTTCTTCCAGACTCTAAGAACAGTGCCCAAAGAGGAGGGTTATCGCGCCCTGTACCGTGGCCTCACCACCCACCTGGTACGACAGATTCCCAACACCGCGATCATGATGTGCACCTATGAGCTGGTAGTCTACATCCTGAATGGTTAA